The following coding sequences are from one Rathayibacter sp. VKM Ac-2760 window:
- a CDS encoding excalibur calcium-binding domain-containing protein translates to MPPPSTGRLAALTLACLLAAGGAVVLAPGASALAAVSSEPTSSQATGAVERRSADALVGGESLAQGESLTSPSGEYSFLMQTDGNAVVYRAGGGATWSTATQGRGDHLDMQTDGNAVIYSAGGQAVWSTVTSGDAGALLALEDDGDLVVRRADGSVAWSSSAGQAPPAVTDTLTGGSDLRGGQQLVSTDGGSRAAMQTDGNFVVYSGGSARWSAVTSGAGNRLAMQGDGNAVVYANVGAPLWSSVTSGNPGARMVMQDDGNLVIYSGGRAIWASTAPAPAPAPAPQSGDVLPAGSDLRRGQQLVSSDGKSRAAMQNDGNFVVYTGARVRWSAGTAGAGDRLAMQGDGNAVVYSASGRALWQTGTDGRPGARMVMQNDGNLVVYSSSGALWSSNPGDVVDCDSFRSQAEAQEWFDRYRGYDDPGRLDGDNDGRACQAHRY, encoded by the coding sequence ATGCCCCCTCCTTCCACTGGCCGCCTCGCGGCCCTCACTCTCGCCTGCCTGCTCGCGGCCGGAGGTGCGGTCGTGCTCGCACCCGGCGCGTCCGCGCTCGCGGCCGTCAGCAGCGAGCCGACCTCCTCGCAGGCGACCGGCGCCGTCGAGCGCCGATCCGCGGACGCGCTCGTCGGCGGCGAGAGCCTCGCGCAGGGTGAGAGCCTCACCTCCCCGAGCGGCGAGTACAGCTTCCTGATGCAGACCGACGGCAACGCCGTCGTCTACCGCGCCGGTGGCGGCGCGACCTGGAGCACCGCGACGCAGGGGCGCGGCGACCACCTCGACATGCAGACCGACGGCAACGCCGTGATTTACTCCGCCGGCGGACAGGCCGTCTGGAGCACGGTCACCAGCGGCGACGCGGGCGCGCTCCTGGCCCTCGAGGACGACGGCGACCTCGTCGTCCGGCGCGCCGACGGCTCGGTCGCCTGGTCCTCGTCCGCCGGCCAGGCGCCGCCGGCCGTCACCGACACGCTGACCGGCGGCAGCGACCTCCGCGGCGGCCAGCAGCTCGTCTCCACCGACGGCGGCTCGCGCGCGGCGATGCAGACCGACGGCAACTTCGTCGTCTACAGCGGCGGCTCCGCGCGGTGGAGCGCCGTCACCTCGGGCGCGGGCAACCGCCTCGCGATGCAGGGTGACGGGAACGCGGTCGTCTACGCGAACGTCGGCGCTCCGCTCTGGTCGTCGGTCACCTCGGGCAATCCCGGCGCGCGCATGGTGATGCAGGACGACGGCAACCTCGTGATCTACTCGGGCGGCCGCGCGATCTGGGCGAGCACGGCTCCTGCTCCCGCTCCTGCCCCCGCCCCGCAGTCCGGGGACGTCCTTCCTGCCGGATCGGACCTGCGCAGGGGGCAGCAGCTCGTCTCCAGTGACGGGAAGTCGCGAGCGGCGATGCAGAACGACGGCAACTTCGTCGTCTACACCGGCGCCCGGGTCAGGTGGAGCGCCGGAACGGCCGGGGCGGGCGATCGCCTGGCCATGCAGGGCGACGGGAACGCGGTCGTCTACTCGGCGAGCGGTCGGGCGCTGTGGCAGACGGGGACGGACGGACGACCCGGCGCGCGCATGGTGATGCAGAACGACGGGAACCTCGTCGTCTACTCGTCCTCCGGTGCGCTCTGGTCGAGCAACCCCGGAGACGTGGTCGACTGCGACAGCTTCCGTTCCCAGGCTGAGGCGCAGGAGTGGTTCGACCGCTATCGCGGCTACGACGACCCGGGACGCCTCGACGGCGACAACGACGGCCGAGCCTGCCAGGCGCACCGCTACTGA
- a CDS encoding TetR/AcrR family transcriptional regulator: protein MTPPPPPAATPSAAAADCDAPARPGRRRDPNRDGEILTAALDVLAETGYDGMTIDMVAARAKAGKATLYRRWESKAELVLEAVACLKGADLDQDALPDTGTLRGDLVALIRPRAIEDAERKLRIMSGVVAMISKAPELADAVRQAIVEPRARANRVILRRAIARGEIPADVDVDMLAVLTPSMVSYRVLLMREPVDRDYLISLVDNVLLPAVGLRGGDPGA from the coding sequence ATGACGCCGCCCCCTCCCCCCGCCGCCACACCGTCCGCCGCGGCAGCCGACTGCGACGCGCCCGCCCGCCCCGGCCGCCGCCGCGACCCGAACCGCGACGGCGAGATCCTCACCGCCGCTCTCGACGTGCTCGCCGAGACCGGCTACGACGGCATGACGATCGACATGGTCGCCGCCCGCGCCAAGGCCGGCAAGGCCACCCTCTACCGCCGCTGGGAGTCGAAGGCCGAGCTGGTGCTCGAGGCCGTCGCCTGCCTCAAGGGCGCGGACCTCGACCAGGACGCGCTCCCCGACACCGGGACGCTCCGCGGCGACCTCGTCGCCCTCATCCGCCCGCGCGCGATCGAGGACGCCGAGCGGAAGCTGCGGATCATGTCCGGCGTCGTCGCGATGATCTCCAAGGCCCCCGAGCTCGCCGACGCCGTCCGCCAGGCGATCGTGGAGCCGCGCGCCCGCGCCAACCGCGTGATCCTCCGCCGCGCGATCGCCCGCGGCGAGATCCCGGCCGACGTCGACGTCGACATGCTCGCCGTCCTGACCCCCTCGATGGTCTCCTACCGCGTGCTGCTGATGCGCGAGCCCGTCGACCGCGACTACCTGATCTCCCTGGTCGACAACGTGCTGCTGCCGGCGGTCGGGCTGCGCGGCGGGGACCCGGGCGCCTGA
- a CDS encoding MFS transporter: MSQTTSLPDSAAPAVPAPSSRRWWTLVAVGLAQLMVVLDSTVVNIALPAAQADLGFSDGDRQWVVTAYSLAFGSLLLLGGRLSDLIGRKRTFVIGLIGFAIASALGGAAPNFELLIAARALQGVFGALLAPTALAVLTTTFTVPKERARAFGVFGAIAGAGGAVGLLLGGVLTESFDWRWNLYINVVIAVVAVIGAIVFVPTIDRVGPRPKLDVPGTILVSAALFGLVFGFANAETDGWDSPMTWVPLAAAVVLLVGFVLRQRTTEHPLLPLPIVLDRDRGAAYLSVLIAGAGMFGIFLFVTYYLQVSLGYSPIQTGLSFLPMIGMLVLAAQLSTNLLLPRFGPKIMVTFGMLLGVVGMLLLTRLDLDSGYAPDVLPALMVLGFAMGSIMPGSMQTATRGVDARFAGVASAMVNTSQQVGGSIGTALLNTLAATAVTDYLLTHTPTTAATAAEAAVQSYAVAYGWGAGFFALGAVLSVLLFRRRSAGLAVSTGASAEPVLAH, translated from the coding sequence ATGTCGCAGACCACTTCCCTGCCGGACTCCGCCGCCCCCGCGGTTCCGGCCCCGTCCTCCCGCCGCTGGTGGACGCTCGTCGCCGTCGGGCTCGCCCAGCTCATGGTCGTGCTCGACTCCACCGTCGTGAACATCGCCCTCCCCGCCGCCCAGGCCGACCTCGGCTTCTCCGACGGCGACCGCCAGTGGGTCGTCACCGCCTACTCCCTCGCCTTCGGCAGCCTCCTGCTGCTCGGCGGCCGCCTCTCCGACCTGATCGGCCGCAAGCGCACCTTCGTCATCGGCCTGATCGGCTTCGCGATCGCCTCCGCGCTCGGCGGGGCCGCCCCGAACTTCGAGCTGCTCATCGCGGCCCGCGCGCTCCAGGGCGTGTTCGGCGCCCTGCTCGCCCCGACGGCGCTCGCCGTCCTGACCACCACGTTCACCGTGCCGAAGGAGCGGGCGCGTGCGTTCGGCGTGTTCGGCGCGATCGCCGGTGCCGGCGGCGCGGTCGGCCTCCTGCTCGGCGGCGTGCTGACCGAGAGCTTCGACTGGCGCTGGAACCTCTACATCAACGTCGTGATCGCGGTCGTCGCGGTCATCGGCGCGATCGTCTTCGTGCCGACCATCGACCGCGTCGGCCCGCGCCCGAAGCTCGACGTGCCCGGCACGATCCTGGTCTCGGCCGCGCTGTTCGGCCTGGTCTTCGGCTTCGCCAACGCGGAGACCGACGGCTGGGACTCGCCGATGACCTGGGTGCCGCTCGCCGCGGCGGTGGTGCTGCTGGTCGGCTTCGTCCTCCGCCAGCGCACGACCGAGCACCCGCTGCTGCCGCTGCCGATCGTGCTCGACCGCGACCGCGGCGCCGCGTACCTCTCGGTGCTGATCGCCGGCGCGGGGATGTTCGGGATCTTCCTCTTCGTCACCTACTACCTGCAGGTGTCGCTCGGCTACTCGCCGATCCAGACCGGGCTGTCGTTCCTGCCGATGATCGGGATGCTCGTGCTCGCCGCGCAGCTCTCGACCAACCTGCTCCTGCCGCGCTTCGGCCCGAAGATCATGGTGACCTTCGGCATGCTGCTCGGCGTGGTCGGCATGCTCCTGCTCACCCGCCTCGACCTCGACAGCGGCTACGCGCCCGACGTGCTGCCGGCGCTGATGGTGCTCGGCTTCGCGATGGGCTCGATCATGCCCGGCTCGATGCAGACCGCCACCCGCGGAGTCGACGCGCGCTTCGCCGGCGTCGCCTCGGCGATGGTCAACACCAGCCAGCAGGTCGGCGGCTCGATCGGCACCGCGCTGCTGAACACGCTCGCGGCGACGGCGGTCACCGACTACCTCCTCACGCACACCCCGACCACGGCGGCGACCGCGGCGGAGGCCGCCGTGCAGAGCTACGCGGTCGCCTACGGCTGGGGCGCGGGCTTCTTCGCCCTCGGCGCGGTGCTCTCGGTGCTGCTGTTCCGCCGCCGCTCGGCGGGCCTCGCGGTCTCGACCGGAGCCTCCGCGGAGCCGGTGCTCGCGCACTGA